The following coding sequences are from one Verrucosispora sp. WMMD573 window:
- a CDS encoding lysophospholipid acyltransferase family protein, with the protein MPLLYTIGKLTVGPAMRLAFRPTVEGLEHIPDKGGAIFAGNHLSVADELFLGTVVPRHLAFWAKSEYFTGTGVKGRFSKFVLTGLGAIPVERAGGRAALAAFDAAIPALKGGDLVVVYPEGTRSPDGRLYRGRTGAVRLAIAAGVPIIPVGMIGTEKVQPIGARVPRPFTGKITIKFGKPLDFTGRPDDRLSLRQMTDEMMGEIQKLTGQEYVSRYAPPRAHPPVTGETDAR; encoded by the coding sequence GTGCCGCTGCTCTACACCATCGGCAAGCTCACCGTGGGGCCCGCGATGCGGCTGGCGTTCCGTCCGACGGTGGAGGGGCTGGAGCACATCCCGGACAAGGGCGGCGCGATCTTCGCCGGCAACCACCTGTCGGTGGCCGACGAACTGTTCCTCGGCACGGTGGTACCCCGGCACCTGGCGTTCTGGGCGAAGTCCGAGTATTTCACCGGCACCGGCGTCAAGGGCCGCTTCTCCAAGTTCGTCCTCACCGGTCTCGGTGCGATTCCGGTGGAGCGGGCCGGCGGGCGCGCCGCGCTCGCCGCGTTCGACGCCGCCATTCCGGCGCTCAAGGGCGGCGACCTGGTGGTGGTATACCCGGAGGGCACCCGTTCGCCGGACGGGCGACTGTACCGGGGGCGCACCGGTGCGGTCCGGCTCGCCATCGCGGCCGGTGTGCCGATCATTCCGGTGGGCATGATCGGCACCGAGAAGGTGCAGCCGATCGGTGCCCGGGTGCCGCGCCCCTTCACGGGCAAGATCACCATCAAGTTCGGCAAGCCGCTCGACTTCACCGGCCGGCCGGACGACCGGCTGTCGCTGCGGCAGATGACCGACGAGATGATGGGTGAGATCCAGAAGCTCACCGGTCAGGAGTACGTCTCCCGCTACGCGCCGCCGCGGGCCCATCCGCCGGTCACCGGGGAGACCGACGCCCGCTGA